One Littorina saxatilis isolate snail1 linkage group LG10, US_GU_Lsax_2.0, whole genome shotgun sequence DNA window includes the following coding sequences:
- the LOC138979264 gene encoding uncharacterized protein, which produces MEKETLPCAVLILFTIACPGSTQVALLSTVTGPDVLVTNGTNELHLTCEVATPSSVDRYEWFTPDPDSHRCGTTSKECTFTPTLLDNEKDVTCNSLGSTGNTLSSASYTVNLKYSARRQIGGSLHCPDRWIEGKLVTLEFRLNISLFQQVCTDTDNSPFFVNTQSLVGKCVADNATNTCGSFDPGTLGCGCAGRGQGNYVVQYNFIALPDFNGNWSAGIICKDTSRVQQLYFPAINCDDKQVALPDFRTLCPSQGFTEGAFSTIQCTMNTDPFNRLCNSVGFYFVSTPGVRVQWCWSDYANCSSSGLARPPCNGCSCQCVKRSGNTFTYNLTFTAELSHNNGSFLCDTTCAAAPGRPQPSFDHSACDRIAVGLVVEDDSIQPGRTPDDDSPRPGVRPDDDSSTPGNKPDDDSSTPGNKPDDNIKKPGATTTGASNALIIGVSVPAAICAVMAAFGFGLFWKRRSEGQHNAPLANAPPANAPSSHALQVFGDKTVHESLDSELDDSSGSELETSVAVRQV; this is translated from the exons ATGGAGAAAGAAACATTGCCGTGTGCTGTCCTGATTTTGTTCACAATCG CGTGTCCAGGGTCAACCCAAGTTGCCTTATTGTCAACCGTGACGGGGCCTGATGTCCTGGTGACCAACGGAACCAATGAGCTGCACTTAACATGCGAGGTAGCAACTCCTTCATCTGTTGATCGGTATGAATGGTTCACCCCTGACCCGGACTCACACCGCTGTGGGACGACCAGCAAAGAGTGCACGTTCACACCCACACTGCTAGACAACGAGAAGGATGTCACATGCAATAGTCTGGGCTCTACTGGCAATACCTTATCATCGGCAAGTTACACAGTCAACCTGAAAT ATAGTGCACGAAGGCAGATTGGAGGAAGTCTGCATTGCCCTGACCGGTGGATTGAAGGGAAACTGGTCACACTGGAGTTCCGGCTCAACATTTCACTATTCCAGCAGGTGTGTACAGACACAGATAACAGCCCCTTCTTCGTCAATACACAGTCCTTGGTAGGAAAGTGTGTAGCGGATAACGCCACAAACACCTGTGGTTCTTTCGACCCCGGCACGCTAGGCTGCGGGTGTGCAGGGCGCGGTCAGGGAAACTACGTGGTGCAGTACAACTTCATTGCACTCCCAGACTTCAATGGGAATTGGAGCGCGGGCATCATCTGCAAGGACACATCGCGTGTGCAACAGCTCTACTTCCCTGCAATCAATTGTGACGACAAACAAGTAGCAC TCCCAGATTTCCGTACCTTGTGCCCGAGTCAAGGATTCACAGAGGGAGCCTTCTCAACCATCCAGTGCACAATGAACACAGATCCATTCAACCGTTTATGCAATTCTGTGGGCTTTTACTTTGTGTCAACACCTGGGGTCAGAGTGCAATGGTGCTGGAGCGATTATGCCAACTGTTCTTCATCTGGCTTAGCGCGACCACCCTGCAATGGGTGCAGCTGTCAGTGTGTGAAGAGAAGTGGGAACACCTTCACCTACAACTTGACATTTACAGCGGAACTGAGCCACAACAACGGTTCTTTCCTGTGTGATACAACGTGTGCAGCAGCACCAGGAAGACCACAACCATCCTTTGATCACTCGGCCTGTGATAGGATTGCCGTTG gACTCGTGGTTGAGGACGATAGCATTCAGCCTGGGAGAACGCCTGACGACGATAGCCCAAGGCCTGGGGTAAGGCCTGACGACGACAGCTCAACGCCTGGGAATAAGCCTGATGACGACAGCTCAACGCCTGGGAATAAGCCTGACGATAACATCAAAAAGCCTGGGGCCACGACAACCGGTGCATCGAACGCGCTTATCATCGGTGTGAGTGTGCCAGCAGCTATATGCGCCGTCATGGCAGCATTTGGATTTGGCCTCTTCTGGAAACGTAGATCAGAAGGTCAACACAACGCGCCTCTAGCAAACGCTCCTCCAGCCAATGCCCCTTCTTCACATGCTCTGCAGGTTTTTGGCGACAAAACTGTCCACGAGTCTCTTGACTCTGAGCTTGACGACTCCAGTGGCTCTGAGTTAGAGACCAGTGTGGCAGTGAGGCAAGTTTAG